In Flavobacterium enshiense, the genomic stretch TGCGGATTCCGCTGATTCCTTTTTCAACATTGATCATATTGTGGTACCCGCGGGCTTTTAATATCGAAGCCATGATTACAGAACGGTACCCTCCGGCGCAATGCAGATAGAATTCTTCGTTTTTCGGTACTTCGGCCAATTGGCTGTTTACGAAATCCAACGGAATGTTTATTGCGTTTTCTACATGTTCGGCTTTATATTCACCCGGTTTTCTTGAGTCTACAATAGGATGTTTTGTCTGATTTTTTTCCGAAGCAAATTGCTCAGGAGAAATGGAAACTATGCTCTCGCTTTCAAAACCTGCAGCTTTCCAGGCTTCCAAGCCGCCTTTCAGATAGCCAAGACAGTTGTCAAACCCAACACGTGCCAAACGCGTAATAGCTTCTTCTTCTTTTCCTTCAGGTGTAATCAATAAAATTGGGTGTTTGACATCCATAATCAAAGCGCCAACCCAAGGAGCAAAGTTTCCATGTAAACCTATGAATATGGAATTAGGAACATGTTCTTTGACGAAGTTGTTTTCGTGTCGCACATCCAAAATTAAAGCTTCTGATTGATTTGCAAGAGCTTCAAAAGCAGATGGTTCCAATGCAGTATTGGCTTTGGTCATGATAGTTTCCAAACTGTCATACCCTTCGATATTCATTAAAACATTTTGAGGGAAATAAGCAGGAGGAGCGCTAAGGCCATCCAATAATTCTGCGATGAACTCTTCTTTGGTCATGTCGGCACGCAAAGCATAATTAACCTTTTTCTGGTTTCCTAAAGTATCAGTGGTTTCTTTGCTCATGTTTTTCCCACAGGCGCTACCAGCTCCGTGATTAGGATATACGATTAAATCATCGGATAATGGCATGATTTTATTTCGAAGTGAATCATAAAGCATTCCCGCCAGTTTTTCCTGAGTCAAATCGGTAACCAGTTTCTGAGCTAAGTCAGGTCTTCCCACATCTCCGATAAATAAAGTATCACCGGTTATGATTCCGTGTTGTTGTCCGTTTTCGTCAATCAAAAGGTATGTTGTACTTTCTAAAGTATGTCCTGGAGTATGGATTGCCTTAATAGTGTAATTTCCAATTTTGAACTCCTGGTTGTCTTCGGCTATGATCGTTTCGAAGTTAGGTTTTGCTGTTGGTCCGTAAACAATTTGAGCTCCTGTTTTTTTCGACAGATCCAAATGTCCGGAAACGAAATCGGCATGAAAATGCGTTTCAAAAATGTACTTGATTTTTGCGTTGTCTTTAGTTGCTTTATCGATGTAGGATTGCACCTCACGTAAAGGGTCAAAAATAGCTGCTTCGCCATTATTCTCGATATAATAAGCGGCGTGAGCCATACATCCGGTATAAATTTGTTCTATTTTCATATCTGTGTTCAAATTTTTTGTAAAGGTAATTTATTATTTAAAATCAAAAGTAACATTGGTTACAGTTTGAGGAATTCTTTAGATAAAATAAAAATAGCCATTAACAGTACAAAGTAACCAAACCCTTTCTTAAGTTGGGCTTCATTTAAGAACTTATTAAGATAAATTCCGATAAAAATACCAATTACCGATAAGGACGAGAAACTCAGTAAAAAAAGCCAGTCGATTTCCATTGTCTGCATGTCGCCGGCAAACCCAATCAGCGAATTTAGGGAGATTATGAATAGGGAAGTGGCTACGGCTTTTCGCATGGGAAGTTTGGCGAAAAATACCAGTGAAGGAATGATTAGAAAACCACCACCAGCTCCTACGAAACCAATTAAAATCCCAATTCCAAAAGTTTGAGCGATAAAAAGGAGCTTTGATTCTCCTTTTTCGGAAGTTGTAAAATCGTCGATTTTCTTTTTCTTCAGCATCGATGTAGCTGCAAATAGCATTATTACAGCAAACAATATCATCAGAAAAGCCTCTTTAGTCAGGCTGAACCCAAAAAGTGATATGATAGTATCTGGTAGTTTCGGGACTAAAAAACGTCGGGTTAAGTAAACCGCCATGAAAGAAGGGATTGCAAAAAGAAATCCTTTTTTGACATCAACAAATCCCTTGAAAAAATTCTGAGTAGCACCAAAGGCTGAAGTCGTTCCTACTATAAATAAGGAATAAGCTGTTGCAGTAACCGGACTGAAACTTAAAATATAGACCAAAATCGGAACTGTTAGTATAGAACCGCCGCCACCTGTCAACCCCAGTATCAATCCAATAAGTAAAGCGCCAATATATCCTAGTAGTTCCATTAAAATTGCAGTATTTCTATTTTATTACGGTTCAGTTTAATTTTGCCTTCCAGTTCGAGACTTTTCAACAGGCGGGAAACAACCACTCGCGACGTGTGCATGTCGGTTGCAATTTCCTGATGTGTGTTGGCAATTTCTGAAGTTCCTAAAACTTTGGCTTTGTCCGTAAGGTATTTGTACAGGCGTTCGTCCATTTTCATGAAAGCCAGCGTGTCTATAGCTTCCAGCATTTCCAGTAAGCGTGTGTTGTAACTTTCAAAGACGAAATTGCGCCATGATTTGTATTTGACAAGCCATTCTTCCATTTTGTCAATAGGGATCATGATTAAATCGCCTTCGGTTTCGGAAACGGCCATTATCTTACTCTTGCTTTTACCTATGCAACAAGTTAATGTCATTGCACAAGTGTCTCCGCGTTCTAAGAAGTACAATAGTAATTCGTTTCCGTTTTCGTCTTCACGAAGAATTTTTATGGCGCCATTTAGGAGAAGTGGCATGGATTTTATTTGTTCGCCAATTTCGATAAGAATTTCATCCTGATGAAATTTTCGTAGGATGCCTGCTGATGCAATTTCTTTTAGTAATTCATCTTCAAACAAATAGGAGTAGGATTCTTTTAATTGCTGATACATGACTTGTTTTTTGCAAATGTAAGATTTTGAAAAACTTAAGAGAGTAACATTTGTTACTAATCTGGCTATAATTCACAAATAACCCTTAAGGCGTTGTTAAATTGTTGGTTTGTGTTACATTTTTAATGATAAAAATCAGTTTATGTAATTTTAAAAAACATATATTTGCTTGCTTTTTACAGAGCAAGGAATAAACAAACGAAAAACTTAAGTTGAAAATCATAAAAATTATGGCAACAACAGCAAAGCCCCAGCCGAGCATGTATGAAAACGTTAAGATACAGTTTGAAAAAGCTGCTAACGTTATGGGATTGGATGATACTGTTAAGAAAATCCTTTCCTCTACAAACAATGAAATTATAGTTAACTTTCCTGTGAAAATGGATAACGGAAGCGTAGAAGTATTTACGGGATACCGAGTTCAGCATAACAATGTATTAGGTCCTTACAAAGGAGGATTACGTTACCACCCGACAGTTGATATCGATGCTGCAAGAGCATTGGCAACATGGATGACATGGAAAACATCTTTAGCCGGACTTCCTTACGGAGGTGGTAAAGGAGGAATCCAATTGGATCCTAAAAAATATTCTCAGGGTGAATTAGAGCGTATTACTCGTCGCTTTACTTATGCATTAGGTGACAACATCGGTCCTGAGCATGATATCCCTGCACCGGACGTGAACACTAACGCACAAATGATGGCTTGGATTGCAGATACGTACATGTCTACAAAATCTCCAGCTGAGCGTTCTAAAAACCAACACGTAGTTACCGGAAAACCAGTAGGATCTGGAGGTTTGGAAGGACGTGACCGTGCAACAGGATTCGGAGTAGTGGTTACTTTGGAATCATGGGCAAAATTAAGAAACACTTCTTTAGAAGGAAAAAAATATATCGTTCAGGGATTTGGTAACGTTGGATACTGGGCAGCACATTTCATGAACAAAAACGGAGCAATCCTTGTTGGAGTTCAGGATGCTACAGGAACTATCTACAATCCTGAAGGAATCGATCCAGAAGCATTATTACGTTTCCAGGCTGATAACGGAACTATTTCAGGTTTCAAAAACACACAAGATTATAACTCAGCTGAATTCTTCGGAATTGAATGTGATATCATTATTCCTGCTGCTTTGGGTAACCAAATTACAGCTGAGAACGCAGAATCTGTAAAAGCAAAGGTAATCGCTGAAGGAGCTAACGGACCTACAGATACAGAAGGTGAAGAAATTTTATTAGCTAAGGGCATTGAAATCATCCCTGATATTTTATGTAATTCAGGAGGTGTAATCGGTTCTTACTTTGAGTGGTTACAAAACCGTAACGGAGAAATCTGGACTATGGACGATGTAATCATCAAATTGAGAAAGAAAATGGAAGATGCGTTCAACCGTGTGGTAATCACCGGAGGTCAGTACAAAACAGACTGGAGAACAGCAGCTTACATTCAAGCGTTAGTGCGTATTGAAATGGCATACAAACAAAGAGGTATCTTCCCATAATAGATGTCTTTTCCGAAATAAAAAAACCACTCATTTGAGTGGTTTTTTTATTATTGTAATTAATTCGGTATTTACTGATTATCTGTAGTTATATACAGAAAATGTTGTCTAGGAATTAAGATTGCAGGATTTTTAAATGACGCTAAGAAGTAGCAGGGTCCATCCTGTAACCAATAATAAGCCTCCCAACGGAGTGATTGGACCAAGAAAACGCCATTTGTTGCCAGTCATAGAAGTAAGACACAAACCGTAAATACTGAAAGAAAACAAAAGTATTCCGGCTATAAAACACCAACCGATACTTTCTTCCAAAGTAGAACTGAAAGTTAACAGCTGTGGAAGTACCAGCAATACTATGGCGTGATACATTTGGTATTTTACGCCGGTTTCAAAGCTTTTTAGTAAATCTTCACTCATTCGTTTCTTTAAAGCGTGAGCACCAAAAGCCCCAAAAATAACGGCAAGTCCTCCATATAAAGCACCAAATGCCAAAACGGTTTCTTTCATATATGTAAAATTTATTTATAAGTTGTCATATATGGTATCGCTTTTATTTATTAGTGTTTGCTAGTGCAAACCTATTGTTAATGGCGATTTCATAAATATTGTTTTTTCAAAGGTAACGAATTAGTCCTTTTGTTGATATTAATGCGATGCAGGTCCTTTCGAACTAACTTTTATACTTTTTGTGGTTAAGTTTCAAAACTTTATCTTTGCCGTCATGCAGAAAACTTACAATAAAACCAATTTTCACAAGCATACATTTTGTATATACCGAGAGGTGCTGTCAACTGAAATTGACGGTTTAAAACTTGGTTACACTAGCAAATCGGGGAGTAATTATTATTTCACCGAGAACGGTCTGTATAGAATTTCCGATCATTGGGGGCGTGCTGCGAACTGTCGCTGGCGATTATTGCCTTTGCAAAATGGAACTCGATTAAAAACCAAAATAGGTTATGCCGACTGGACGGATTTTTATCCGAATAACGAAAACGAAAACCTGTTTTATATCGAAGTGGATTTTGATACCAGAGAAGTCAGCTTTCAGCACAAGTCCAACCCAAAATACGATGGCAAAGCACAAGTCCGTAATGCTGCTGAAACAGCTCGCGTAATAAGGCAAATTAACGAGGTAATTACCACCGAAAATTGGGCAAAATACATTAAATTTGATAGTATAAATGACTTGCGGAAAGAAGTGATAAAACAACTGATCACTACGAATCAGACATTTCTTGAAATAAAACGCAAAATAGGAGAGTTGTATGGGACGACGTAATGAAACTAATCGTTTGGCGCACAAAAAGAAAGTCGACCAAAAGAAAAACAGGGAAAAGGAAGCAGCACAACTTAGAAAAGAAAAACTCAAAGCTATTGTGCAGCAGTTTAATGATCAGAACAGTTAAAGTCAGTACAATGCAAATCAATTATACCATAATAAGAGCAACCATTCAACAAGCAATTGATTTTTTGGTTGTTGACAAGGATACTAATGCCGCAACACTAAAATTAGTTGATGCAGACGAAATCATTACTGATTTGATAGACCATGCTGAAACTGATGAGGATATTATTGAGATAAGCCGATACCAAGTGTTGCTGAATCAATTGCACCAAAAAATAAATGAGATGAAGAATATGAGATATGGAATGGACGATAAAAACAGTGATGAAGAAAATTACCTTTGTTAAATATGCTCGCATACTCATAAATCATAACTTATAACTCAAAGTATTTTGCATAACTGTTATTGCGGTTCCGGAAAACCATTTGAAAATTGCTGTCAGCCTTATATTTTAGGGAAAGAAAAAGCGCCATCTGCCGAAGCTCTGATGCGTTCACGTTATTCGGCGTATTGCACCCAGCAAGCGGATTATCTGGTAGCTACGACACATAGTTCTACCCGTCGTTATCATAATAAAAAAGATATTTTAGCCTGGTCGAAAGAAAACAATTGGATTAAGCTGGAAATCATTAATTCTTCTGAAAATAAGGTTGAATTCAAAGCCTATTTTATGGACAATAGTTTGCAAAACCATATCCATCACGAGAAATCCACATTCAAAAAGGAGGGTGATTGTTGGTTTTATGTGGATGGTATTTTCAACGAAGCTATTCGGTAATGATCCCGGTATCTTCTTTTCAACCTAAGAAAGATGCTTTCAAAAATACCTTTTGTATTTTCAGGGAAGTTCCCTTATCAGAAATAGAACAACTGGAAGAACGGTTTAAAAGCGAGTCGGGGAGTGCGTATTATTATACTGTTGAAGGAATGTACCGTCTTTCTAATCATTGGGGGCGGCTGGCCAACAGTAAGTGGCGATTATTGGCTATGGATCCGCCCACGTCTTCTAAAATAAAATTGGGTTTTGCCAAGTGGGAAGATTTTTATCCTGATAATGCTACTGAAAAAAATTACTACATCGAGGCTGATTTCGAAAACCAAACGGCAAACTACTTTCATAAAAACTGTCCGGATTACAACGGAATTAATATTTTACGCACCACAGCAGAAACACGGAAGCGTTTGAAGAACATCCGTAATATCCTCACGTTAACCCAATGGGCTACTCATTATTATCAGGATATTAAGGAACTTCGAAAACGGATTGTGTACGAATTAATCAATACCGATAAAACCCTCGAAGTGATAAAAAGGGAAGTTACCGACAGCTTTCCAACTTAAAAAAGGGTTCCTTGTACTTCCGTCGGATTACTGCGGAAAGGAAAAATATCGGAAATATAATACTGTTTTACGTTTTCATCGAATGTGCGCAGGACTACGCTGCTGCACAGGAAGCGTTCATCTATGGTAGTAAAATAGCTTTTGGCTATCCCCAGTTTTTCACGGGACAACCTTCGGGCAATAGAAAGATGCGGATCGTTGCTTATGTGTAAATCTTTGATGATGAGCGTATCGTTAATCTGTTTCATGATTGGCTTCAATTTGTTTTTGGTGTCTTCATCAGGATCGATAAAGAAAGCCCCATTCGGATAGGAGCCAAAACCTGTCAGATGTACTTCAACTGGCTTAAAACCATCACACAGCCTTGTTAATTGCTGTTTAACTTTTTCAATTACCGCATCCGAAGCTTTGAATTCATTAATGGTGATATGTCCCATCGAGTTCTTACTGTTAAACCAGCCCACTTTATCCGCAAGTTCTAGTTTCATCGTTTTAACCAAAGCGATAACTTGTTCCGACGGAATTATTGCAACTGAGTAATGTCCTTCCATAATAGTTTGTATCTGTATCAAAATTACTAAATATTTGGATAAAAGATATGCTCAAAAAACGAATAGAATACCTATAAATTTAAATAGAATACATAAACTAATTTTTCTTAAATTTGAGAAAATCACTATCCTATGACCGTAAAGCCAGAACAGCGCAGTATCATTTTTAACCATTTAGATGGCCTTGTAACCGCTCCGGTTGCTTATTCTTTGCATCATAAAAAAGTACTTGATACGTTACTGGCGGTCAAAACAATCAGTTTAAAAGAGCTAACCGAAAAATTTAATGCCAACGAGGGCTATTTGAATGTTGCTTTGCGGACATTAGCTTCACAGGGATTTCTGGATTATAGCGTTAACAATGCGACAGAAGAAATAGTGGTTAACACAAACGCTAACAGTGAGTTTGCTTTTTCGCTTTTTCCCTTGTATAAGGATGTGATTGATCTGCTTAAGAACTCCGATTTGTTTACGAGCGTACATATCGCTACGGCCTTTCTTCCGGAATTGCAAACGGTTTTCAATAAATACATAAACCATTTTGGTATTACTTTTTCATCTGATCCGAAAGAAAAAGCATTGCAAGAGCAGGTGCTGAACCATATTGAAGGTTTTTTGGTAGGACCAATTATTGTCAGTTTGGGAATGACAGGGATGTTTCATAAGTACTTTATGGAAACCTCTTTCCGCCCTGAAGAATTCCACAAAGAACCCGAAGTTTTCAAGATTATACTGGATTTCTTTACCCATCTCGATTGGTTTACCGAAAAAAAAGGGTATTATCAGTTTACCGAAACCGGACTCTTTTTTGCTAAACGCGCAACGGCTTATGGGGTAACTGTTTCTTATTTGCCAATGTTTAGGGCTATGGATGATTTGTTGTTTGGCAACCCGTCAACCTTGCGTAATATTGGCGTTAATGAAGACGAACTCCACGTAAACCGAGAAATGAATGTGTGGGGCAGTGGAGGAGCACACGCCACCTATTTTAAAGTGGTCGATGATATTCTTATTGAAATTTTTAATAAACCAATACAAGAACAACCCAAAGGGATTTTAGACATGGGATGTGGAAACGGTGCTTTCCTGCAGCATGTTTTTGATGTGATAGAACGTCAGACCCTGCGAGGAAAAATGTTAGAAGAATATCCCCTTTTTCTGGTGGGAGTAGATTATAACCAAGCTGCGTTGAAAGTCTCCAGAGCAAACCTGATAAAAGCGGACATTTGGGCAAAAGTAATATGGGGTGATATCGGAAAACCCGATTTGTTAGCTCAGGATTTAAAGGAAAACTACAATATCGATTTAGGAGACTTATTGAATGTTCGTACGTTCTTAGACCATAACCGCATTTGGGAACTGCCAACACTTGTTACTCCGGACAGGGTCAGTACTTCAACCGGAGCCTTTGCACACAGGGGAAAACGCATCAGTAATAATGATGTGGAAGATAATCTGTTGGATCATTTCAACAAGTGGGCTCCATTCGTACATAAATTCGGTCTGCTTATTATCGAACTTCATACTATACCACCTGAACTTACGGCCGCTAATCTTGGTAAAACTGCAGCTACCGCTTATGATACAACCCACGGCTTTTCAGACCAATATATTGTAGAGATAGATGTCTTGCACAAAATAGCTGCAGAAGCCGGTTTGCAACCCGATCCGCAATACTTCAGAAAATTTCCTAATACCGATTATGCTACCGTTAGTATTAATTTATTGAAGGGATAGTTGCTTAGGCGCTTCAATATTTAAAACTTCCCATAAACAGGAACAATAAAATCCCCATTTAAAAAGGCCGTTGAATCAATCTGACTTTGTTGTATAACTCCAGTTAGGGAATCTTCTAGTAATAGTTGAGCTGCTTGTGCCAAAGGAGCCGCTGTAGTGGTTTGGATGGCTCTTAGCTGATGGTTTCCTACTTTTAGAGGTAAGATGCGTTTCGCAATTTCACGTCTTCGTAAGATACCGGTCGCATCTTTGCCTTCAACGGTTGCATATAAAACAATCTGATCGTTTTCTATGTGTGGGATTACAGCTTCCATTTTTTCTTGTAAATCCTTAATCGCATCATTTGAATTCCCAGACCCTGATAACTGTTTCGCAACCCAGGCATAATGTCCAGGATGACGTAATGTCTTGTAGTCAAGTGAGCGTACTTTGCCTAATAATGCATCCGGTAAATCAGCCGCACCGCCAGAGGTAAGATCCTCTTCATACGTAATGCCATCAATGATTATGGAAGCCCGTTCTGATAAAGAAGGTAAAGTCGTTTTCTTGAAGTCACGCAACACAATAGTGTCTTTTAGGTATTCGGTTGCCACACCTACCGGACTCCAGGTAAATCCGTAAAAATGAGGAGCAACGGCATGATTGGTAAGTGCGCCAACTTTAAACTCAAGTTTGTCTGCTTTGTCAACTCCAAAATCATTGCAAAACTGTTGGAATAGTCCGTGCGCAAGTAAATCGATATAACCAGGTGCTAAGCCA encodes the following:
- a CDS encoding saccharopine dehydrogenase family protein, producing MKKHHTIIIAGAGGIAEAVGLLLAEWSEVHPTLFIGDRIPEKAKKVAQWIMEGTTKPCSVQDFYLPEDGITDEMKVLFDEGDIILDCLPGSQGPRIAQFAKDFHMHYANLTEYVAETEMIKELAKDAKTGFVLQTGLAPGYIDLLAHGLFQQFCNDFGVDKADKLEFKVGALTNHAVAPHFYGFTWSPVGVATEYLKDTIVLRDFKKTTLPSLSERASIIIDGITYEEDLTSGGAADLPDALLGKVRSLDYKTLRHPGHYAWVAKQLSGSGNSNDAIKDLQEKMEAVIPHIENDQIVLYATVEGKDATGILRRREIAKRILPLKVGNHQLRAIQTTTAAPLAQAAQLLLEDSLTGVIQQSQIDSTAFLNGDFIVPVYGKF
- a CDS encoding Crp/Fnr family transcriptional regulator, translating into MYQQLKESYSYLFEDELLKEIASAGILRKFHQDEILIEIGEQIKSMPLLLNGAIKILREDENGNELLLYFLERGDTCAMTLTCCIGKSKSKIMAVSETEGDLIMIPIDKMEEWLVKYKSWRNFVFESYNTRLLEMLEAIDTLAFMKMDERLYKYLTDKAKVLGTSEIANTHQEIATDMHTSRVVVSRLLKSLELEGKIKLNRNKIEILQF
- a CDS encoding DUF423 domain-containing protein, coding for MKETVLAFGALYGGLAVIFGAFGAHALKKRMSEDLLKSFETGVKYQMYHAIVLLVLPQLLTFSSTLEESIGWCFIAGILLFSFSIYGLCLTSMTGNKWRFLGPITPLGGLLLVTGWTLLLLSVI
- a CDS encoding Glu/Leu/Phe/Val family dehydrogenase; translation: MATTAKPQPSMYENVKIQFEKAANVMGLDDTVKKILSSTNNEIIVNFPVKMDNGSVEVFTGYRVQHNNVLGPYKGGLRYHPTVDIDAARALATWMTWKTSLAGLPYGGGKGGIQLDPKKYSQGELERITRRFTYALGDNIGPEHDIPAPDVNTNAQMMAWIADTYMSTKSPAERSKNQHVVTGKPVGSGGLEGRDRATGFGVVVTLESWAKLRNTSLEGKKYIVQGFGNVGYWAAHFMNKNGAILVGVQDATGTIYNPEGIDPEALLRFQADNGTISGFKNTQDYNSAEFFGIECDIIIPAALGNQITAENAESVKAKVIAEGANGPTDTEGEEILLAKGIEIIPDILCNSGGVIGSYFEWLQNRNGEIWTMDDVIIKLRKKMEDAFNRVVITGGQYKTDWRTAAYIQALVRIEMAYKQRGIFP
- a CDS encoding YchJ family protein, which codes for MHNCYCGSGKPFENCCQPYILGKEKAPSAEALMRSRYSAYCTQQADYLVATTHSSTRRYHNKKDILAWSKENNWIKLEIINSSENKVEFKAYFMDNSLQNHIHHEKSTFKKEGDCWFYVDGIFNEAIR
- a CDS encoding class I SAM-dependent methyltransferase, whose amino-acid sequence is MTVKPEQRSIIFNHLDGLVTAPVAYSLHHKKVLDTLLAVKTISLKELTEKFNANEGYLNVALRTLASQGFLDYSVNNATEEIVVNTNANSEFAFSLFPLYKDVIDLLKNSDLFTSVHIATAFLPELQTVFNKYINHFGITFSSDPKEKALQEQVLNHIEGFLVGPIIVSLGMTGMFHKYFMETSFRPEEFHKEPEVFKIILDFFTHLDWFTEKKGYYQFTETGLFFAKRATAYGVTVSYLPMFRAMDDLLFGNPSTLRNIGVNEDELHVNREMNVWGSGGAHATYFKVVDDILIEIFNKPIQEQPKGILDMGCGNGAFLQHVFDVIERQTLRGKMLEEYPLFLVGVDYNQAALKVSRANLIKADIWAKVIWGDIGKPDLLAQDLKENYNIDLGDLLNVRTFLDHNRIWELPTLVTPDRVSTSTGAFAHRGKRISNNDVEDNLLDHFNKWAPFVHKFGLLIIELHTIPPELTAANLGKTAATAYDTTHGFSDQYIVEIDVLHKIAAEAGLQPDPQYFRKFPNTDYATVSINLLKG
- a CDS encoding sulfite exporter TauE/SafE family protein encodes the protein MELLGYIGALLIGLILGLTGGGGSILTVPILVYILSFSPVTATAYSLFIVGTTSAFGATQNFFKGFVDVKKGFLFAIPSFMAVYLTRRFLVPKLPDTIISLFGFSLTKEAFLMILFAVIMLFAATSMLKKKKIDDFTTSEKGESKLLFIAQTFGIGILIGFVGAGGGFLIIPSLVFFAKLPMRKAVATSLFIISLNSLIGFAGDMQTMEIDWLFLLSFSSLSVIGIFIGIYLNKFLNEAQLKKGFGYFVLLMAIFILSKEFLKL
- a CDS encoding MBL fold metallo-hydrolase — protein: MKIEQIYTGCMAHAAYYIENNGEAAIFDPLREVQSYIDKATKDNAKIKYIFETHFHADFVSGHLDLSKKTGAQIVYGPTAKPNFETIIAEDNQEFKIGNYTIKAIHTPGHTLESTTYLLIDENGQQHGIITGDTLFIGDVGRPDLAQKLVTDLTQEKLAGMLYDSLRNKIMPLSDDLIVYPNHGAGSACGKNMSKETTDTLGNQKKVNYALRADMTKEEFIAELLDGLSAPPAYFPQNVLMNIEGYDSLETIMTKANTALEPSAFEALANQSEALILDVRHENNFVKEHVPNSIFIGLHGNFAPWVGALIMDVKHPILLITPEGKEEEAITRLARVGFDNCLGYLKGGLEAWKAAGFESESIVSISPEQFASEKNQTKHPIVDSRKPGEYKAEHVENAINIPLDFVNSQLAEVPKNEEFYLHCAGGYRSVIMASILKARGYHNMINVEKGISGIRNAGVPLTQFVCPSTLK
- a CDS encoding 2'-5' RNA ligase family protein; protein product: MEGHYSVAIIPSEQVIALVKTMKLELADKVGWFNSKNSMGHITINEFKASDAVIEKVKQQLTRLCDGFKPVEVHLTGFGSYPNGAFFIDPDEDTKNKLKPIMKQINDTLIIKDLHISNDPHLSIARRLSREKLGIAKSYFTTIDERFLCSSVVLRTFDENVKQYYISDIFPFRSNPTEVQGTLF